The DNA window ATGATGTATAGTCATCTTCAATAGTGGAAAAGAAGACAAAAAAATAAGAACTCGGATCGCAATCCCCAAATGTCAGAAATCCACATTTTCTATTACTTTCAACACAACAATAGGAAAGCATAAGAGCAGTAGAGATTGATCTGCCATATAAACTGATTTTAAAGTACAAATTCTCTCCATAAATGtaatcattttgaaatttactttAGCATACAAGTAAAGCTTGaataaaaatgactaaaaacattcaaagaaaaagaagaaaaaaagaactaaAACAAAGATCAGGACATAAAGTACCAATCAAAAACTGACATGCAAGCCAGACTTCTTATCATCAAGGGGCATCAAATTAACACcatttcaagaaaaaaatagaaatcaatCACATTAAGTTTTTAAAAGCACAAACACAGAAGCAAAAAGTTCACAGGCCATGGTACTATCTAAAAACATGGATGCTATGCaagaattttgatatttaaagcTGAAGCCAATAATGAAAAGGACACCTACCAGATGATATATCAAGCTTCATTGCTAGCAAAACCATGACTTGAACGTGATGAAGCATCATGTTGCACATTTCCACCGCTACCATGATCACTAacctaataatttataatatcaaactaaTTAATATTCTAAAGTATAATAAAATCGTTCACTTATATGTATGCAactaacaattttattaaacaaaGTAAATATGCATATACCTGATTCTTGTTCAAATATGTTGGCATCCAATGTTGTCCGGGAAACTTTTTAGATACAAAGCTTGCCAAAGCACGTAGCGTTTGAGATACTCCTTCGTGATTGGTTGATAAGACTTCATATTTCTTGTTCACTTCTTCATATTTGGCTGTCATCTCTTGGAGTGTTTCCTTGAGTGTTTCCACTTTATTTAAGTTGCTTGAATTTGTAGAAGCATTCCATTTTTCTCCCACATTGTAAGACGATGCTCCAAAATAACTTCTCGGGGTTGGTCCCAACCCTAAACCCCTCACACGACCATTGTGCTCTTTACCCATTACTTCTTGAAAGATTTGCTCGTTAACTTCAGCTATGCTACTGTTAGAATTATGACTACGTTCAGCCTGAAGGGCAGATGCCTTATCCTGTAAAaacaatatattataattagtactaattaaattttaacatatttgattattatgaAATAAGAAAAACTTACCATTAGATTTTTAATGCTATCATCCACATAAGtgccatctttctttttatgAGTGATATCATAAAAAGTGAGTCTATCAGGAGATTTCCCTTCTTTCTCCTGTAACAcaatatttgaataattatagtatactaaatcaaaagaaaaaagactAACTACTTTATAGATATATACTATAACACAAGTATAagaattgatggataccgaatcctattctacttataatggagccgagtcgcaggagatctattctcagacgacaccagactcccgcccaaagggccgaatccaccggatccgccttgactggaatacatcattcgacatcataaataccgaatccctgaggactcggacaaagcacgtcgaccccgggattcggataagatctccaagatctacgcatattcggagtatctgtcctatttggatacaaattccaactaaggaagatagcctccaacttaggaagacgagactgtttaggaatatcttcctaaataggattcctgtctgaataaggaagtacactcctaatcagggtcaaaccctactaaataggaatcactttcctactacaactctgcaaggtatacattcgactactataaaaggagcttgaggtatggctaaacacacaacttataacaaatacaaatattctctcttaagcctaaactgacttaagcatcagagagctaatcggacaaaccgtccgattagccatctacatTGTTTTGCAAGATTAATgccgtcgagatgccggaatccatcaattggcgccgtctgtgggaagaGCTTAACAACTTCGAatcgaaggagcttttctgcGAACCAAATAAAATCTCATTGAAGGATGACATCCGACGGGATTAATATGGAGAACAAACACATTAATATAAGAGATCTGCCAAATTGgaagaattaaaaatatggaGCATTATCgaaattaaaaagaagaaacagagGTCACATTATGGcccagaaaagaaaaaaaaggaagatTAATGAAGAGAAGTAACAAGCACGTCAAATATAGTTAAAAGGATGGCCAGAGAGTAGCAAGCACgtcaaatataataaaaaggATGGCCAGAGAGCATGTAACCAAGGAAGGAAGCAcgtcaaatttaattaaataggtGGCCAAGAAATATGTACGAGACGAAGGAAGCAGAGAaatcaatttttgataaatttaaagaatttagaAAAAACTCCAACAAATAAATACTACATCCCGGCGGAGAATCATCAGACATCACCAAAATCGTATCCGGAATTGACGAATCAGaaatattatcttattatcaACGGGAGCTAAATCATGATAAGTTCTCAAactcattaaatattttattacatgTGAAATTAATTGCTCGTGTCATGATTTCAGCATATTGCCCATCTCGCATGATTTcttctaaattaatatattataatttacaattatttttgcATTAATCGAAATTACAATATAAGatctatcaaaatatatattttgccTTAGTGTAATATTTGAGATCTTTACTTATTAGgaaatatttatacataataaattTACAATGATTTAACTAAGCACATACATATAACTATATGAGATCTTTTCTTTTTAGGAAAGATATAAATATGAATAACTTTACAATATTTTAGTTAAACAGATGAGTacaaatatctatatatatatgagatCTTTGCTAATTAGgaaatcatataaaaagaatatattgcATGACTACAAAAGACTAATTAGCTAAGAAGAAAATAATCAAATGTAGCATATGGAATCATTAGTTTCCTTTATCAAGTAATAGATTTATTACTTGAATATACAAtatctttataaataataaaaccgtttaataataatttataatgtgAGAATGGACCATATCCTACATAATTTATTAAGATTGCTTGCTATCTTGAACACAACTctatatgataaatttatattatatcgtGAAGTCTATTATTGGACCagtcaaaaatttataaaatacaaacatagaagatgaagaaaataaaagaaaaaataaatataaaggccgaaaaaagagaaaaaatcagaaatcaaatgaattttacccagaacaataatgaagatggagaaagaaatcaataaaGAGAACACCACTTGAGATCATGAAGAACCAAGCGATGCAAAAATGAAGGAAAAGACCTCGGGCAAAACGAATGAATAAACCAAAAAGGCTCCGCCAAAGAAGAATAAGACAAAGCTTAAACAAGAAGAGACTCGCCTTAATAAGGCTCggtcaaaaagaataaacaaagaaggctccaccaaagaagaataagccaaagcttaaacaagaagagactcgccttaataaggctcggtcaaaaagaataaacaaagaaggctccgccaaagaagaataagccaaagcttaaaCAAAAAGAGACTCGCCTTAATAAGACTCggtcaaaaagaataaacaaagaagGCTCCGCCAAAGAAGAATAAGCCAAAGGTTAAACAAGAAGAGACTCGCCTTAATAAGGTTCGGTCAAAAAGAGTAAaccaagaaaacaacaaaaaaagaaaataaagcttGACAAAGATGAATCATCCAAAGAAGACTCATTCAAAggaaaaccccaagagggacAAAGAAGATAGATTCGTCTGAACCTTgaagaaaaccccaagagggaaagaagGATGAATAAGATAGAAGTCAAAAGGCTCATCATCAAGTATAGACTTTTGGTCATACCCGATGGTGTCAATCGCCCGTCGTCAAATATAGATCTTTTGTCATACCCGACGGTGCCAATCGCCCATTGTCAAGTATAGACGTTTGTCATACCCAATGGTGCGAACTATCTTTAATTCATACAACGCAGCAAAGCAGACAGGAATCGGAATAAATAAAGTCGAAACGCTgaaaaaccagagtatagatttactctaaaataaaggcgaaacgcccaaaaaaccagagtatagatttactctaaaataaaggcgaaacgcccaaaaaccagagtatagatttactctaaaaataaaagcaaaacgccaaaaacagagtttagattaactctaaaaGCGAAATATCAAAGATCAAAATCAACTCGAAGCAAAATAAAACGAAAGGCGAATCAACtaaataaagcaaaataaagcgaaagacgaaaatgtcaagaaatagaggaatgcgaaagaaagaaaaacgccgaaaaataagagaaatgcgAAAGAAAGGCAAAATGCCAATCAAAAGGAATGCGAAAGATCTCAAAACAGAAGACCGAGTCTAAAATGATTCGGGTAAAAATAAGGCCAAGTGCCAAAATAAGGAGACTCActcaaatcaaaagaaataaggCTACATGCCCAAATCAACGAATAACAAACAACTCGCCCAAATCAGAGGAACAAATCTTAGTAAGGAAGGCAGTCCACccgaaaagaattaaaatcaaggAAAATCGACGAAATAGATTGAATGACCTGATCTCaaaacgggcataaataccctATGAGATCAGTGTATTTGTGGAGGAGCTTGAAGGACTCATATATGTCCAATGAAGAAAACAAAAggaacaaaatgaaaaagaatcgCAAACAAGAAGAGTCACCTCgaaaaaacaattactcattaaaagAGTAAACATCAGCTGGAATAAAAGACTTCGAGTAATGAAGGTAAAGACAAGCACAAAGAACACAGAAATGTTGAAATCCGAAaaccaagaaaagaagaatgaaCATCAAGAATAAAGAGGAATAAACGACTTAAAATCACAACCAACGAAGATCAAACATAGCAAAACAAATGGAAAATAAGGAGTAATGCAGCAGTAAAGAAGAATACATAGGAAAAACGAAAAAGAATCGGACGAGTACTAAacaaaaaaggttcaaaatcctgaaataaaaagaataaggtTTCGCGCACAAAAGAAGGTTCTCCCAAGCTGAGGGAACACCCAAAGATAAGGGTTCGCCCAGTACAAGGGCTTCGCCCAATACAAGGGTTTCGCCCACTAATGAAGATTTATATAGTATAAAAGTTTCGCCGAATGATGAGGAGTCGCCACATGAATTTTgcctataaaaatatttaaaagaagaCAATAAGTCTCGTCAAGAGAATGAGCTTCGCCATAAAGAATCGCCAAGAAGGATCTCAACAAAGAGGAAAaggataaacaaataaaattcaaaaggcCGATGGATCAAATCACAAATTGATTGGAAATTAGAAGACAATTGaagaaatttaaagaacataaaaacaatcaaaacatgaaCAAAGGAATACCTGGAGATAAGgcatcaaaataaatcaacgaGATTCGCCAAGAGTCTCGccaaaagaagaaatcaaacacgAGAATTAAAGATTGAAGATGAGGCAAAGCTACTTTCGAACAACCAAaagtaaaagatgaaaaatgaaacaaatacaacagtTTAAAGACAAAGTAAGATAGAACGAATGGACACATGTCCTACCTTCAAAAAATAACGAATAGATGAACGACACATggcgaaaaaggagaaaaactGGAATCTTGCTCGAGAAGCAAAAAAGGAACGCCGAAATATAAAACGACTCGCCTCAAATAGAGCTGAAATACTCCAAGGCATAAAATACCatgacttcagctcacttgcgggggggctaatgatggataccgaatcctattctacttataatggagtcgagtcgcaggagatctattctcagacgacatcagactcccgcccaaagggccgaatccaccggatccgccttgactggaatacatcatttgacatcataaagaccgaatccctgaggactcggacaaagcacgtcgaccccgggatttagataagatctccaagatctacgcatattcggagtatctgtcctatttggatacaaattccaactaaggaagatagcctccaacttaggaagacgagactgttTAGGAATATCTACCTAAATAGGAttcctgtctgaataaggaagtacactcctaatcagggtcaaaccctactaaataggaatcactttcctactacaactctgcaaggtatacattcgactactataaaaggagcttgaggtatggctaaacacacaacttataacaaatacaaatattctctcttaagcctaaactgacttaagcatcggagaactaatcggacaaaccgtccgattagccatctacactgttttgcaggattaatgccgtcgagatgccggaatccatcaaatgatggataccgaatcctattctacttataatggagccgagtcgcaggagatctattctcagacgacaccgaactcccgcccaaagggccgaatccaccggatccgccttgactggaatacatcattcgacatcataaagaccgaatccctgaggactcggacaaagcacgtcgaccccgggattcggataagatctccaagatctacgcatattcggagtatctgtcctatttggatacaaatttcAACTAAAGAAGAtagcctccaacttaggaagacgagactgtttaggaatatcttcctaaataggattcatgtctgaataaggaagtacactcctaatcagggtcaaaccctactaaataggaatcactttcctactacaactctgcaaggtatacattcgactactataaaaggagcttgaggtatggctaaacacacaacttataacaaatacaaatattctctcttaagcctaaactgacttaagcatcggagagctaatctgacaaaccgtccgattagccatctacactgttttgcaggattaatgccgtcgagatgccggaatccatcaattggcgccgtctgtgggaagaGCTTAACAACTTCGAatcgaaggagcttttctgcGAACCAAATAAAATCTCATTGAAGGATGGCATCCGACGGGATTAATATGGAGAACAAACACATTAATAACTCGTTAACTTCAGCTATGCTACTGTTAGAATTATGACTACGTTCAGCCTGAAGGGCAGATGCCTTATCCTGTAAAaacaatatattataattagtactaattaaattttaacatatttgattattatgaAATAAGAAAAACTTACCATTAGATTTTTAATGCTATCATCCACATAAGtgccatctttctttttatgAGTGATATCATAAAAAGTGAGTCTATCAGGAGATTTCCCTTCTTTCTCCTGTAATAcaatatttgaataattatagtatactaaatcaaaagaaaaaagactAACTACTTTATAGATATATACTATAACACAAGTATAAGAATTAACCAACTATAAATGCTTATAAACAAGTGTTAAAAAATAATCTAGTTCTCACGAGATCTTTCTCAGTtggtctaatcactcaaaaaaccctcacctttaaaccttttttcaattccaccccgacgttgaaaatttgtcaattttacccacttttgaattttccgttttcaattgtaccccaatattttaatttttgttaaattttttacttaaatgatgaaatcattcaattattaagtctaaacatgaaattaaattcttttttattcaaaaaagtacaaataagtcctttatttttaaaaactaactaaaaaccataatcaaattaacactaatttaaattcttaattaatttaactaaatttaaataaattttaaaaatatacaattaatatatgcgagacatggagaatgttttaaacaaatttccaaacgcaaaatacgttaatttaatttttcagggtacaattgaaatataaaaatgcaaaatagggtaaaattgacaaattttcaacgtcggggtatgattgaaaaggggctaaaagatcggggttttttaagacattaggccttctCAGTTTGATactaattttctaatttaatgGCTTTCAACAACTGTCTTAAAAATATTATCCAATAAAAACTATCAATTCATATTAGTAGAACATTTAGATTATTAATATGCACATCCTTACATACAAGTCATAATTGTTAATTGAATAAATGTTGAGACCTATTTTTTAACTAaccatatttaattaaaacaataaaaatctgGATAGATACATCAAAAGAAcaaaaacagaattaaaatgGAATATGGATTTAAGAATCGGATGGAGGAAATCTCAAACTGCAGCCATAGAGAGGGAATGTATTCAGTAGAGGGTATGTATTTATTTCAAATCAAAGTATACGAAAGTTGTCAGGTCAACCCTAGGTAGCAATAACACAAGCCATTTGTTTTTCTCCCTAATCTATCTTCATTCCCAGctctaaaattatatttactaAAAGACTAATAGCATAAGTATAAAAATTAACCATTGCTTTTCTCCGTCTTGCATAGCTCATCCTGCCCGAAGTATGACTATGTTTATTCTGCCGCGCATTCATAGTGTTTTTTGCACTTAATCTCTGTATAAATAAAGTACTGAATTAGGTAACACTTTAGTAAAATCTAAAcaagaagataaaaaaataaaagttaaccTGATTAGACTCACTAAACCATGATTGGACTAATGTAGGCCATTGACTAGGCACAATTCCTTCTGGAATAGATGATTCAATCTGCTCCATAGTTTTATTGGAGAGAAAGTTTCTCGACTTCAAATCAAACTTATGATCCCTCCATTTCTTGTTAATCGATTGGAGTACCCATTTATGCGTCTCAGGTggaaattcaaacttttcctaACAATGTAACATTTTGCGATGTCAATATAAAAGAAATCATAAACTAAAAAACTTGAATTTCGAAAATGTGATACCTCAACGATAGCTAACATTTTGCGATAAAATGGCTTCATAAGTTTATCATCCCATCTAGAGAAATTCACAGGTGCAAGAGTCCCATTTGTTGCAATAGTTCCAAGAAAATATCCAAGTACGGCTCCTTCTTGTGTACAAGGCACTCCAAATTTATTAACTTGCACAAATATAAAGAGGTACTACAAGCACTAGCAACTCAAGACATAATGAATTAACTTTATTCAGTGGAACAAGTTATGCATTGATACTTTGATGACATAATCACACTAGCAAGCCAGTTAGCATATTTAAACTCGTTTGATTTAGTTTTCATGAACATGGTTTGTCCTTCGAGTAAACTCATACCactaacatttttttattatgtataaCTGAAGATAAGAGGTATAGCACACAAACAATCGAGCATTATAGCAACACTGAAATGACAGCAAGCAAAGTTACCTGATGGTAATCCTGATCAGAAGCACAAGTTAGCAGTCTTAAATCAGAATGAACCACAATGTTAGCAGTCTAAATCAGAATTCAGTTCTCCACCTGAAAATGAGGTAAATTAGTGTAAACTATTAACTTCACCTGAAATTTGTTAATATTAAATCAGAAACTCAAACTTAGAAACCCAACACTAAAATCAGCAGATAAAAGCCTCAATTCTGTATCAAATTCTATCAGTATACAAAGAA is part of the Mercurialis annua linkage group LG3, ddMerAnnu1.2, whole genome shotgun sequence genome and encodes:
- the LOC126672653 gene encoding uncharacterized protein LOC126672653, with the translated sequence MGWSKNTVANLKVVFFNLFSLTAAIVFYNYCCCYFLSILSCFRNEFDTELRLLSADFSTANIVVHSDLRLLTCASDQDYHQYLFIFVQVNKFGVPCTQEGAVLGYFLGTIATNGTLAPVNFSRWDDKLMKPFYRKMLAIVEEKFEFPPETHKWVLQSINKKWRDHKFDLKSRNFLSNKTMEQIESSIPEGIVPSQWPTLVQSWFSESNQVNFYFFIFLFRFY